The following proteins are co-located in the Oryzias melastigma strain HK-1 linkage group LG8, ASM292280v2, whole genome shotgun sequence genome:
- the si:ch211-76l23.4 gene encoding uncharacterized protein si:ch211-76l23.4 isoform X1: MLACSRGVFLHVFFQLLLACVAVGVSGKPCSRGSAEEQVLTMAFKLSVLVLLLAVAAVTVMAQRRRPNPKVSDEWNYRDGSEQVNIRGVANLTQVLDDWRFDILRQMRGLLENDHQSLLPDYARIQPLSEALDDLYKEFNALKTHLGDLTEKFTAMETFIDELKASRANNPGPAGGAASGPAAAPRVTGRRLLKKKTNPPA, translated from the exons ATGCTTGCGTGCTCCAGGGGTGTGTTTCTTCACGTCTTTTTCCAGCTTCTGCTCGCCTGTGTGGCTGTCGGAGTGAGCGGGAAACCGTGCAGCAGAGGATCTGCAGAGGAACAG GTTCTCACCATGGCCTTCAAACTTAGCGTGCTGGTGCTGTTGCTGGCCGTTGCCGCGGTAACAGTGATGGCCCAAAGGAGACGGCCGAATCCAAAGGTGTCTGATGAATGGAACTACAGGGATGGAT CCGAGCAGGTCAACATCCGCGGCGTGGCCAACCTGACCCAGGTCCTGGACGACTGGAGGTTCGACATCCTCAGACAGATGAGAGGTCTCCTGGAGAACGACCACCAGTCGCTGCTGCCCGACTACGCCAG GATCCAGCCGCTGTCGGAGGCGTTAGACGACCTCTACAAGGAGTTCAACGCCCTCAAGACCCACCTGGGCGATCTGACAGAGAAGTTCACCGCCATGGAAACCTTCATCGACGAGCTCAAGGCCAGCCGCGCCAACAACCCCGGCCCTGCGGGGGGCGCTGCGTCCGGTCCTGCCGCAGCCCCCAGGGTCACCGGGAGGAGGCTGCTGAAGAAGAAGACCAACCCCCCCGCTTAA
- the si:ch211-76l23.4 gene encoding uncharacterized protein si:ch211-76l23.4 isoform X2 has protein sequence MAFKLSVLVLLLAVAAVTVMAQRRRPNPKVSDEWNYRDGSEQVNIRGVANLTQVLDDWRFDILRQMRGLLENDHQSLLPDYARIQPLSEALDDLYKEFNALKTHLGDLTEKFTAMETFIDELKASRANNPGPAGGAASGPAAAPRVTGRRLLKKKTNPPA, from the exons ATGGCCTTCAAACTTAGCGTGCTGGTGCTGTTGCTGGCCGTTGCCGCGGTAACAGTGATGGCCCAAAGGAGACGGCCGAATCCAAAGGTGTCTGATGAATGGAACTACAGGGATGGAT CCGAGCAGGTCAACATCCGCGGCGTGGCCAACCTGACCCAGGTCCTGGACGACTGGAGGTTCGACATCCTCAGACAGATGAGAGGTCTCCTGGAGAACGACCACCAGTCGCTGCTGCCCGACTACGCCAG GATCCAGCCGCTGTCGGAGGCGTTAGACGACCTCTACAAGGAGTTCAACGCCCTCAAGACCCACCTGGGCGATCTGACAGAGAAGTTCACCGCCATGGAAACCTTCATCGACGAGCTCAAGGCCAGCCGCGCCAACAACCCCGGCCCTGCGGGGGGCGCTGCGTCCGGTCCTGCCGCAGCCCCCAGGGTCACCGGGAGGAGGCTGCTGAAGAAGAAGACCAACCCCCCCGCTTAA